AACGATCGGCATCGCGCCCGGCGACGGCGACGATCTACGGCTGCAGAAAACCAGTTTGGTGGCGAGCAGCCTGATGTTCAGCGCCGCTGGAGCAGCATGGGGACTGACCTATTTCGCCCTCGGCAACCCTCTGGCCGGCGCCATCCCCTTTTCCTATGCCGTGGTCTCGATGCTGAGCCTTGCCGTCTTCGCCTACTCGAAACGCTACGACTTTTTTCGTTCCAGCCAGCTTCTGCTTGTCCTGGTCTTGCCCTTTTTGCTGATGCTGGTGTTGGGCGGCTTCGTCAACTCCAGCGCCGTCATCCTGTGGTCGATCCTTTGCCCACTGGGGGCCTTGGTCTTCGCCGGTCGTCTATCGGCCCCTGTTTGGCTGGTGGGCTATCTGGCTCTGCTCGTCCTCAGCGGCGTGTTGCAGGGCCGCCCCGGCGCCTACAGCCCCCTGCCCGGCACGGTGATCACGGCCTTCTTCGTGCTCAACCTCGGCGCCGTCTCGACCATCGTCTTCGTCCTGCTGGGCTATTTCATCGGCCAACAGACCGGTCTGCTCAGGCAGCTGCGCCGGGAACAGGACAAGACCCGGCGGCTGCTGCTCAATGTCCTGCCCCAGGAGATCGCCGACAAGCTGAAGGAGGAGGAAGGCAGGGTGCAGACGACGCACGCTCAGAGCTTCGCGGCCATCAGCGTCCTCTTCGCCGATGTCGTCGGCTTCACCTCGCTTTCGGTCCGGCTTTCGCCCGCAGCGATGGTCGATCTGCTCAACGACATCTACTCCTATTTCGATACGCTGGTGGTCGAGTATGGCGTGGAGAAGATCCGCACCATCGGCGACAACTACATGGTCGTGGCTGGTGCGCCGCAGACGCGACCCGACCACGCCGCCGCCATCGCCGACCTGGCCCTGGCCATGCGGGGCTTCATCGACCACACTCCCGCCTATCGCGAGCTTGGGCTGAGCTTCCGCATCGGCGTCAACTCAGGCCCGGCCATCGGCGCCGTCATCGGCAAGACCAAGTTCCACTACGATGTCTGGGGCGACGCCGTCAACATCGCCAGCCGCATGGAATCACACGGCGTCCCCGGCAAGATCCAGATCGCCGGCCCCACCTATGATCTGCTGGAACGCGACTTCATCTGCACCCCGCGCGGCCCCATCGAGGTCAAGGGCAAGGGCGTGATGGAGACGTGGTTTTTGGAAGGGCGAAAGGGAACAATCAACAATCAACAGTCAACAATCAACGGTTAACGATAGGCGTCGGTAGGCAGTAACCAATTACCAATTACCAATAACAAATTACCATGATCTGCACAAATTGCCAGGCAAACAACCCAGAAGGCGCACGATTCTGCAATAACTGCGGCAATCGGCTCAATCCGCCCTGCCCCAACTGCGGCCACGAGAACCCGCCCGGCGCCAAATTCTGCAACAATTGCGGCTGGCGATTGGGGGAGGAAGTAGGTAGTAGGGAGTATGGAGTAGGGAGGGCGGAGGGCGGAGAGCGGAAGGCGGAGGGCGGCGCGCCGGCGACGGAACACGGAACACGCAACACGGAACACGCAACCTCCCCTACCCCCTGGCAACGCTTCATCCCCACGGAGTTCGCGGCACGACTGGAGGCGGCGCGCTCGGCGCGGGCGATGGAGGGCGAGCGCCGCATCGTCACGATGCTGTTTTCGGATGTGAAAGGCTCGACCGCGCTGGCTGAATCGCTCGATCCGGAAGAATGGGCCGAGATCATGAACGGCGCCTTCGAGCACCTCATCCGGCCGGTGTACAAGTACGAGGGCATCGTGGCCCGGCTGATGGGCGACGCCATCCTGGCCTTTTTCGGCGCGCCCATCGCCCACGAGGACGACCCCCAGCGCGCCATTCTGGCCGGGCTGGAAATCCTGGAGGGGATGAAGACTTATGCCGAACAGGTCAGGCGGCGGTGGAAGCTGGAGATGGGCGTGAGGGTGGGGATCAACACCGGGCTGGTGGTGGTAGGCGCGGTCGGTTCGGATCTACGGATGGAATACACGGCCATGGGCGACGCCATCAACCTGGCCGCACGCATGGAGCAGACGGCCCAACCCGGCACGGTGCAGATTGCTCACGACACCTACAAGCTGACGGCGCCGCTGTTCGAGTTCGAGGACCTGGGGGGGATCGAGGTCAAGGGCAAGGCGGAACCGGCGCCGGCCTATCGCGTACTGCGGCCCAAGACGCAACCCGGCCGGCTGCGCGGCATCGCCGGATTGGAATCGCCGCTGGTGGGCCGCGAATACGAGATGAACCGTCTGCGCCAGGCTCTGGTCGCCCTGACCGCAGGCAGCGGGCAGTTCGTCGCCGTGATGGGCGAGGCCGGCCTGGGCAAGTCGCGGCTGGTGTCGGAGTTCAGGACGACGGCCGGGCTGACCTGGCTGGAGGGCCGTTCGCTTTCCTACGAGACGGCCACGCCCTACGCGCCCTTCGTCCCCCTGCTGCGTTCCGCCTTTGGCCTGCAACCCGACCAGCCCGACGCCGAGCAGATGAGCCGCATCAAGGAAGGGCTTGGCGCCCTGCTCGGCGGAGAAGGGGCGGCCCAGGCTCCGTTTTTCGGCGCCCTTCTGGGCCTGAAGCTGAGCGGCGACGACCTCGACCGCATCCGCTATCTGGAGCCGCCCACCCTGCGCGGCCACACCTTCGGCGCCGTCGTTGGCTATGTTGCCGCCCTGGCATCCGTCCACCCCCTGGCGCTGGTCTTCGACGACGTCCACTGGATCGACCCGACCTCACTGGAACTGATCGAGCACCTGCTGCCGCTGACGCAGCAAGCGCCGTTGCTGATCCTCACCCTCTTCCGCCCGCGCGAGGACGAGCCGGCCTGGCGCCTCCATCTGGCTGGGCAGAAAAGCTACCGGGATCGCTACACGGCTATCAGCCTGCGCCCGCTCGATGACGACAGCGCCCGCCAGTTGGTGGCCAACCTGTTGCACATCGAGGGTCTGCCAGAGCAAGTGCGCCAGCTGATCTTGCGCAAGGCCGAGGGCAACCCGTTTTTCGTCGAAGAAGTCATCCGCTCGTTGCTCGATGCCCGGCTGGTGGTGCGCGACGGCGCCACCTGGCGGGCGACGCGGGCGATCGAGAACATCGCCGTCCCCGACACCCTGGCCGGAGTGATCACCGCCCGCCTCGACCGGCTGGACGAACACGACAAGCGCGTGGCCCAGACGGCTTCGGTCATCGGGCGGGAGTTTGCCTTCCCCATCCTCCAGCAGATCTTCGCCCCCGAAGACCACCTGGACGATGCCCTGACCGAGTTGGAGCGCCGTGAGCTGGTGCTGGAAAAGAGCCGCCTGCCGCAACGCATCCACACCTTCAAGCATGTGCTCACCCAAGAGACGGCCTACTCGACCCTGCTGTTGAGCAAACGCCGGGAACTGCACCGCCGCGTGGCCGAATGCCTGGAGCAGGTGGAACCCGGCCATGTGGCCGACATCGCCCGGCACTTTCTCGAAGCCCATCTGCCCGCACGCGCCCTGCCCTATCTCGTCCAGGCTGGCGACAACGCCGCCCGCGCCTACTCCACGCCCGAAGCCATCGGCTACTACCGGAAGGCGCTCGATATCCTCCAGACCGTCGATGACCTCAAGTTGGCCCGTCGCGCCTACGAGGGCCTGGGCAATGCCCTCTCGTTCGACAACCAGATTGCCGAATCCCTTCGCGTCTTCCAGGACATGTTGGCGCAGGCGCGGGTGCGTGGCGACCACACCATGGCCATCTCGGCCCTCAACAAGCTGGCCTATGTCACGGCCATGCGCGCCGGCGATTTTACCGAGGCCGAGGGCTACCTGGCCGAGGCCGACCAGATGGCGCGCCGCTTCCAGGACAAATACGGCCTCTCGGAACTCAGCCTGGTGCGCTGTATGATGTGCACCATGGCCGCCGATTTCGAGGGCGTCGTGCGCTATCTGGACGAGACCAAACAGATCGGCTATGAACTGGGTGAGAAAGAGCAGATCGCCATGGCCCTGGATCACATCTCCAATTCGCAGATGATGATGACCCAGTTCGACAAGGGCTGGCAGACGGCCCAGGAAGGGTTGCGGCTGGCGCGCGAGGTGGGGAATCGCGAACATGAGGCCTCGATCCTGGCCTCGGTGACGCCGCTCTATCATCTGCGCAACGGCGACCTGGCGCAGGCCCTGCACGACGCCAAAGAGGGCACGGATTTGGCGTTGCAGATCGGCGCCCTCTACTCGACCATCTATGGCCTGTGGGTTCAGGGGCTGGTGGCCTGGCTGCGCGGTGAGTACGAGACGGCGCTGGCCTACTTCCAGCAGTCCCTCGATCGCAGCCGTCCGGTGCAAGAGTATATGCCTTTTCTGGCGGTGCAACCGTTGGCCTCGCTTGGCTCGGTCTACCTGGAGATCAGCCCTGATTTTGCCCCCCGCGCCCTCGAACTCCACACCGAGGCCCTCGCTTTGCTCGACAGCCCGGCCGGGATGATGGGCGGCGGCACGGCCTGGGCCGACACCGGTCTGTGCGCCCTGACGGTGGGCAATCTCAGCCTGGCCGCGGAACTGTTGCAGAAGGGGCTGAACCAACCGACGATGTTCATGCTGCTCGAGCGCCCGCGCTTCCTGGTGGGGCTGGGGCGCATCGCCCTGGCCGAGGGCCGGACGGAGGAGGCCCGGCGGCAGGTGGAGGAGGCGCGCGAGTATGCCGAAAACCGCGGGATGCGCAATCTTTACCCGCTGATCGACCTGACCTTGGCCCAGATCGCCGCCGCCGCCGCCGCCTGGAACGTGGCTCTGGCGCACGACACGGCTGCAGCCAATGAGGCGCAGGCGCTGGGCATGCGCCCCTATCTGTGGCAGGCGCAGGCGGGAATGGCCCTGGCACTGGCCGCGCTGGGGCGCGATGAGGAGGCCGAGGTCAGCCGGACGGCCGCAGCAGCGACCATCGCCGAGATCGCCGCCCTGTTCAAGGATGACGATCTGCGCGCCAGGTTCCTGGCCCAGGCGCAGAGGTGAACACTTACCAACAGTTAACAATCAACAGTCAACAGTCAACAATCAACGCTTAACGACCAATAACCAATTACCAATAGCCAATAACCATGATCTGCCCCAACTGCCAAACGCCCAACCGTGATACGGCCAAATTCTGTGATAACTGCGGCTTTCGGCTGCCCATCGTCTGCCCGAACTGCGGTACGGTCAACCGCGTCGAGGCCAAATTCTGTGATAACTGCGGCTGGCGGTTAGGGGAGGGAGTAGGGAGTAGGGAGTATGGAGTAAGGAGGGAGGGAGGCAGAGAGGGAGGGACGCAGGGAGGGGGGGACGCAGGGAGGGCGGAGGCCGGCGCGCTGGCGACGGAACACGGAACACGGAACACGGAACACGCAATCTCCCCTCCCCCCTGGCAGCGATTCATCCCCAAAGAGTTCGCCGAGCGGCTGGAGGCGGCGCGCTCGGCGCGGGCGATGGAGGGCGAGCGCCGCATCGTCACCATCCTCTTTTCGGATGTGAAAGGCTCGACCGCCCTGGCCGAATCGCTCGACCCCGAAGACTGGACGGGGATCATGAACCGGGCCTTCGAGCACCTGATCACGCCCATCTACCGCTACGAAGGCACGGTGGCGCGGCTGATGGGCGATGCTATCCTGGCCTTTTTCGGCGCACCCATCGCCCACGAGGACGACCCCCAACGCGCGATCCTGGCCGGGCTGGAGATCGTGGCCGGGGTGCAGGGTTTTCGCGAGGAAATCCGGCGGCAGTTCGGGCTGGATTTCAACGTGCGGGTGGGGATCAATACCGGGCTGGTGGTGGTGGGCGCCGTTGGCTCGGATCTGCGCATGGAATACACGGCTATGGGCGATGCCATCAACCTGGCGGCGCGCATGGAGCAAACGGCCCAACCCGGCACGGTGCAGATCGCCCACGACACCTACAAATTAGTGGCGCCGGCCTTCGATTGCGAGGACTTGGGCGGGATCGAGGTCAAGGGCAAGGCCGAGCCGGTGCGCGCCTATCGGGTGATCGGGCGCAAGGCCATGCCAGGGCAACTGCGTGGCATCGCCGGGCTATCATCGCCGCTGGTGGGCCGGGGGCAGGAGCTTGCGGCCCTCATGCAGGTGTTGGAGGGGGCGCTGGCCGGGCGCGGGGGGATCATCGGTATTACTGGTGAGGCCGGGCTGGGCAAATCCCGGTTGGTGGTTGAGGCCAAAGAGATGATCTTTGCCCGCGCAGCTGGTCGCCCGCTGACCTGGGTCGAGGCCCGCAGCCTTTCCTACAGCACCACCATGGCTCACCACCTCAGCATCGATGTCCTGCGCGGGCTGACCGGTCTATCGCCCGATTTGGCCGATGACGAAGCGCAGGCCTTGCTGCATCGAGCCGTTTCCGACCTCCTGGGCCAGGCCGCGGCTGAAGTCTACCCCTTCTTCGGCCATCTGCTGGGGCTGAAGTTGGAGGAGGAAGCGGCGGCGGCGGTGAAGTATATGGATGGGCCGGCGCTCCAGGCCCGCTATGTGGCCGCATTCAAACGCTATTTGCAGGCGCTGGCCCGCAGCGGCCCGGTGGTCATCGTCTGCGAGGATGTGCATTGGGCCGACCCGTCGTCGGTGGAGCTGGGTCTACAAATTCTGCCGGTGGCGGCGACGGCCCCGGTGGTGGCCATGCTGATCAGCCGGGTCGAGACTGCGGCCCCCGGCTGGCGGCTGTTCGCCGAGATGCCGGCGCTCCCCGGCGTCACGACCCTGCGCCTGAATCTGGCCCCGCTTTCGGGCCGCGAGAGCGCCCAACTGGTGGGCAATCTGTTGGGGGGAGGGGCCGGGGCCGGCGCCCTGCCAGAGCCGGTGCAGCAGCTCATCCTGGCCAAAGCCGAGGGCAATCCCTTTTTCGTCGAGGAGGTGATCCGGATGTTGATCGACCGCGGGCAGGTTGCCAGACGGGATGACGGGTGGGCGCTGACCCAAGACATCCACATGCTCGACATCCCCGACACCTTGCAGGGCGTGCTGGCGGCCCGCATCGACCGCCTGCCCGAAGAAGCCCGCCACATCCTCCAAATCGCCTCCGTCATCGGTCGCAAGTTTTATGTCAATATCCTGGCGGCGGTGTTGGAGGGGGAGGGAGGAGTAGGGAGTAGGAAGTAGGGAGTAAGGAATAGGGAGTAAGGAGTAGGGAGTAGGAAGTAGGGAGTAAGGAGGTCTCCCCCCTGGCTTCCTCCCTGCGTCCCACCCTCTCTCCCTCTCTGCGTCTCCCCCTCTCTGCGTCTCCCCCTCTCTGCGTCTCCCCCTCTCTGCGTCTCCCCCTCTCTGCGTCTCCCCCTCTCTGCGTCTCCTCATCCCATGCCCGCCCTCACTCAACTCCTCGGCCAACTCGAAGCGATGCAACTCCTGCAACGACTGGAGGAGATGGACGCTGCCTACCAGTTCCACCATAGCCTGACTCGCGACAGCGCCTATGGCTCGCTGTTACGCAAGCAGCGCCGCGACCTGCACCGGCGCGTGGCCGAATGCTACGAACAACTCTATCCTACCCGGCTGGAAGAATTCGCCGCCCAGCTTGCCTATCATCTGGATGAGGCGGGTGAAGTACGCGCCTGGCAGTACTACCGGCTGGCCGGCGATGGGGCTTTCCGGCTCTATGCCAGCACCGAAGCCATCGCCCATTACGAACGGGCGATCACGCTTGCCGCCGCCGCCGATGGCGTCGATCCCACGGACCTGTTGCACCTGTTTTTGCGCCGGGGGCGGGCGCTGGAACTGCTGGGCCAATTCGAAGCGGCGCTGAACGACTACGCGGCGCTGGAGCAGACGGGCCGGACGCAGGGCAGGGATGCGCTCGTGCTGGCGGGACTGGTCGAGCAGTGCCAGTTGCGCGCCACCCCCAACCCGCTTTTCGATGCCAACCAAGCTAAGGGGCTGGCGGAGCAGGCGCTGGCCCTGGCCGCCAGACTGGATGACAAGGCCGCAGAAGCGCGCATTTACTGGAGCCTACTCAATGTCGGGCGCTTCACCGCCGACAGGCACGATCAGGCGCGCGAGTACGGCGATAGGGCGCTAGCGCTGGCCCGAGAGCAGGGGCTGCGCGAGCTAGAATCCTATATCCTCAACGACATCGCCGACATCTATATGATGGCGGGGCACCCGCGCCAGGCGCACAAGTTGTTGACCGAAGCCGGGGTCCTCTTTCGCGAATTGGGCAATCTGCCCATGTTGGCCGACAACCTGGCCTCGGCCAGCGGCTTCGAAGTCTTCACCGATCATGACGAAGCTGCGCTTGCACTTTCGGACGAGGCCTTTGCCATCAGCCTATCGATCGGCAATGTGTGGGGGCAGTCCTACAGCCGCAGTCTGATCGGCTATGTGTATTGGGATCGGGGCGAAGTGCAGCGCGCCATCGACGTGACCGAAACCTCGATCCGCCAGGCTCTGGAGGTCGGCTTCGTGGCGGCCACCACTTTCAGCGGCGCTCTGCTCGGGCTCATCTACGGCGACCTGGGGGCTGTCGAACGGGCAAGACAGGCGATGGTCGCCGGTTGGCAGGCGGCGGATGGGCCGATGGCGGCATTTAGATCGGCGCTGTTGGCGACGGAGGTCGCGCTAAGCATTTTGGAAAAGGATCTGCCCAGAGCGGAAGCAGCGCTGCGGGAGCTGGAAAGCAACACGCAGACACGCAACCCTTACATGCTGATCGGCTATGTCGGCGCTCCGGCTCAGCTTGCCCTGGCGCAAGGACGTTTTGCGGATGCGCTGCAACACACCGAGGGCGACATAGCCTTGCTGGTAGCGCTCGATATGGATCGCGTCCTACCCGATATCCTGCTGCAGCGGGCGCAGGCGTTGGTCGGATTGGGCAGGGAGAAGGAAGCCAGGCCGGTGTTGCTGCAGGCAATCGAACGCGCCGAGCGCAGCCAACACCGCCGCATTCTCTGGCAACTGCAAGCGTCGCTGGCCAAACTGGAGGCGAGCGAGGGGCGGGCGGACGAGGCGGCGGCGCTGATGGCGCAGGCGCGAGCGCATATCGAGACTATCTCCAGCAACATCTCCGATCCCGACCTGGTTGCCTCCTTCCGCAGCCGGCCCGAGGTCAAGGCGGTGCTGCAAGCATGAGCCTGGAATCGCTCTTGGACCAGCTGGAGCAAAACCGGCTGATCCACCAAATGCCAGAGATGGACGCATCGCCTCTTGGCGGCGCTTACGAGTTCGAGCACGCCCTCGCCCAAGACAGCGCCTACCAATCATTGTTGCGCGCCCGCCGCCGGGCCATCCACCGCCGGGTGGCGGAGTGCTTCGAGCGGCTGTACCCGGACCGCCAGGACGAATACGCCGGCCTGTTGGCCCGCCATTATGCCGAGGCGGGCGACGATCTCCGGGCGTTGAGCTATGCCGAACGCGCTGGCGACGCCGCCCTGCGCACCTATGCCCTGGCCGAGGCGGCGACATTGTACGGACAGGGTCTGGAGTTGGCGGCGCGGGTGGGCGATGTCGACAGCCTGGGCAGGTTGTCCATCCACCAGGGCCGCGCCCAGGAGTTGCTAGGCCGCCACGACCTGGCCCTGCGCATCTACGAACAGATGCAGGAAGCAGGCAGACAGGCAGGCAATCGGCAGGTCGAGCTTGAGGCATTGCTGCGCCAAACGTTGTTGCGGAGCACGGCCAATGCCCTTTTCGACCCCGCCCAGGCCGAGCAGCTGGCCGCCCGGTCGGTGGCGCTGGCGCGAGAGGTGGGCGATGACATAGCCGAAGTGCGCATCCTCTGGAGCCAGGTCAATCTCTATCGTTTCACCCATCGCAACCAGCAGGCGCTGCCGCTGGGCGAGAAGGCCCTTGCCATCATTCGCCGGCGCCTCGAGGTCGGGGCGCCCGACCGGGAGGTGCAGGAGCTATATGCGTTCTTGCTCAACGATATGTGCCATGTCTACACCTGGACGGGGCATCCACACCTGGCCGGGCCGGCCCTGCGCGAGTCGGGGGCGCTCTGGCGACGGCTGGACAACCGCGCCATGCTGACCGACCATCTGGCCACGGCCGGCCTCTATCTCAGTCTGTTCGGCGATGTCGAGGCGGCGCGAACGGCCGCAGCCGAGGGCGTTCGCATCGCCGACGCCATCCACAACCCCTGGGGCCAGTCCTATAGCCGTTCGGCGGCCAGCATCTTGCACTGGCACGCCGGCGAGATGAGCCGAGCGCTGGCGACGATGGTCGAGAGCGTGCGTTTTGGGCAAGAGGGCGGCTATCTGGTGGCGCAGGCGCTGATGCGCGCCTATCTGGCGTTGCTGCACATGGATGTGGGCGCGGCGCCGCAGGGGCTGGACGTGGCCCGCGCCGGTCTGGCGGCAGCCGAGCAGCACTTGCCGGCTCTGGTTCCGGCGCTGCGGGCGGTGATGGGCTATCTGCTGCTGGCGAATGACGACCGGGACGGGGCCAGGGCGGCCGTGGAGGGTCTGGAAGCCGACGAGAGTGACAATCCTTTCGTGCTCGACCTGGTCTGGGGCGGGCGGGCGGCGGTCTTGCTGGCGCTGGGCAGGGTCGAAGAAGCGTTGGCGGTGGGTGGGCGGCATGTGGCCTATCTCGAGCAGCACGGCTTCCGGCTGTTGCTGCCCATGGCCAGCCATGCCTACGGGCGGGCGCTGCTGGCCGCTGGCCAGGCCGAGACGGCCAGGATCGT
The Caldilineales bacterium DNA segment above includes these coding regions:
- a CDS encoding adenylate/guanylate cyclase domain-containing protein, yielding MHTIPDRFRRRIETIGIAPGDGDDLRLQKTSLVASSLMFSAAGAAWGLTYFALGNPLAGAIPFSYAVVSMLSLAVFAYSKRYDFFRSSQLLLVLVLPFLLMLVLGGFVNSSAVILWSILCPLGALVFAGRLSAPVWLVGYLALLVLSGVLQGRPGAYSPLPGTVITAFFVLNLGAVSTIVFVLLGYFIGQQTGLLRQLRREQDKTRRLLLNVLPQEIADKLKEEEGRVQTTHAQSFAAISVLFADVVGFTSLSVRLSPAAMVDLLNDIYSYFDTLVVEYGVEKIRTIGDNYMVVAGAPQTRPDHAAAIADLALAMRGFIDHTPAYRELGLSFRIGVNSGPAIGAVIGKTKFHYDVWGDAVNIASRMESHGVPGKIQIAGPTYDLLERDFICTPRGPIEVKGKGVMETWFLEGRKGTINNQQSTING
- a CDS encoding AAA family ATPase → MICTNCQANNPEGARFCNNCGNRLNPPCPNCGHENPPGAKFCNNCGWRLGEEVGSREYGVGRAEGGERKAEGGAPATEHGTRNTEHATSPTPWQRFIPTEFAARLEAARSARAMEGERRIVTMLFSDVKGSTALAESLDPEEWAEIMNGAFEHLIRPVYKYEGIVARLMGDAILAFFGAPIAHEDDPQRAILAGLEILEGMKTYAEQVRRRWKLEMGVRVGINTGLVVVGAVGSDLRMEYTAMGDAINLAARMEQTAQPGTVQIAHDTYKLTAPLFEFEDLGGIEVKGKAEPAPAYRVLRPKTQPGRLRGIAGLESPLVGREYEMNRLRQALVALTAGSGQFVAVMGEAGLGKSRLVSEFRTTAGLTWLEGRSLSYETATPYAPFVPLLRSAFGLQPDQPDAEQMSRIKEGLGALLGGEGAAQAPFFGALLGLKLSGDDLDRIRYLEPPTLRGHTFGAVVGYVAALASVHPLALVFDDVHWIDPTSLELIEHLLPLTQQAPLLILTLFRPREDEPAWRLHLAGQKSYRDRYTAISLRPLDDDSARQLVANLLHIEGLPEQVRQLILRKAEGNPFFVEEVIRSLLDARLVVRDGATWRATRAIENIAVPDTLAGVITARLDRLDEHDKRVAQTASVIGREFAFPILQQIFAPEDHLDDALTELERRELVLEKSRLPQRIHTFKHVLTQETAYSTLLLSKRRELHRRVAECLEQVEPGHVADIARHFLEAHLPARALPYLVQAGDNAARAYSTPEAIGYYRKALDILQTVDDLKLARRAYEGLGNALSFDNQIAESLRVFQDMLAQARVRGDHTMAISALNKLAYVTAMRAGDFTEAEGYLAEADQMARRFQDKYGLSELSLVRCMMCTMAADFEGVVRYLDETKQIGYELGEKEQIAMALDHISNSQMMMTQFDKGWQTAQEGLRLAREVGNREHEASILASVTPLYHLRNGDLAQALHDAKEGTDLALQIGALYSTIYGLWVQGLVAWLRGEYETALAYFQQSLDRSRPVQEYMPFLAVQPLASLGSVYLEISPDFAPRALELHTEALALLDSPAGMMGGGTAWADTGLCALTVGNLSLAAELLQKGLNQPTMFMLLERPRFLVGLGRIALAEGRTEEARRQVEEAREYAENRGMRNLYPLIDLTLAQIAAAAAAWNVALAHDTAAANEAQALGMRPYLWQAQAGMALALAALGRDEEAEVSRTAAAATIAEIAALFKDDDLRARFLAQAQR
- a CDS encoding AAA family ATPase, with product MICPNCQTPNRDTAKFCDNCGFRLPIVCPNCGTVNRVEAKFCDNCGWRLGEGVGSREYGVRREGGREGGTQGGGDAGRAEAGALATEHGTRNTEHAISPPPWQRFIPKEFAERLEAARSARAMEGERRIVTILFSDVKGSTALAESLDPEDWTGIMNRAFEHLITPIYRYEGTVARLMGDAILAFFGAPIAHEDDPQRAILAGLEIVAGVQGFREEIRRQFGLDFNVRVGINTGLVVVGAVGSDLRMEYTAMGDAINLAARMEQTAQPGTVQIAHDTYKLVAPAFDCEDLGGIEVKGKAEPVRAYRVIGRKAMPGQLRGIAGLSSPLVGRGQELAALMQVLEGALAGRGGIIGITGEAGLGKSRLVVEAKEMIFARAAGRPLTWVEARSLSYSTTMAHHLSIDVLRGLTGLSPDLADDEAQALLHRAVSDLLGQAAAEVYPFFGHLLGLKLEEEAAAAVKYMDGPALQARYVAAFKRYLQALARSGPVVIVCEDVHWADPSSVELGLQILPVAATAPVVAMLISRVETAAPGWRLFAEMPALPGVTTLRLNLAPLSGRESAQLVGNLLGGGAGAGALPEPVQQLILAKAEGNPFFVEEVIRMLIDRGQVARRDDGWALTQDIHMLDIPDTLQGVLAARIDRLPEEARHILQIASVIGRKFYVNILAAVLEGEGGVGSRK